One part of the Tunicatimonas pelagia genome encodes these proteins:
- a CDS encoding FecR family protein codes for MDVELLEKFFRNQCTPEEVQQVLRWMSDPNEKDNTLRELEAYWNSLDTDIPEIAHDQQKILRLIQAKLPASSASDSKPNGRKTPFFTLTFLKVAAVIVITFLATFFFTQYFSQSDSSVSVELVTRENPAGQKSTFQLPDGSIVKLNAESSLVYPVVFTDTSRVLRLKGEAFFEVAEDLQRPFTVVAQGVATTALGTSFNVKAYPGEEASIALVSGKVQVEPANAVAANSQTLYLEPGESATYYQNADSLGITEFNLEDLAWREGTLIFHHASFAEVTRELERWYGVSFLIQGTPSQPWDVNGRFNNENLENVLLNLGYAERFDFAIDEKQVTITFK; via the coding sequence ATGGACGTCGAGTTACTAGAAAAGTTTTTCCGAAATCAGTGTACTCCTGAGGAAGTTCAGCAAGTATTACGCTGGATGAGTGATCCTAATGAGAAAGATAATACGCTTCGAGAACTAGAAGCTTACTGGAATAGCCTAGACACCGACATCCCCGAAATAGCGCACGACCAGCAGAAGATACTACGACTTATTCAAGCGAAGCTACCTGCTTCGTCGGCATCAGATAGTAAGCCAAATGGTCGAAAGACTCCCTTTTTCACCCTTACTTTTTTGAAAGTCGCCGCAGTTATAGTGATTACTTTTTTGGCGACTTTCTTTTTTACTCAATACTTCTCTCAATCAGATTCGTCAGTTTCAGTAGAACTAGTTACCCGTGAAAACCCGGCGGGACAGAAATCTACGTTCCAGTTGCCCGATGGCTCTATTGTGAAACTCAATGCCGAAAGTAGCTTGGTGTATCCAGTAGTCTTTACCGACACCTCACGGGTGTTACGCTTAAAAGGAGAAGCTTTTTTTGAAGTAGCTGAAGATTTGCAGCGACCGTTTACAGTAGTTGCTCAAGGAGTAGCCACTACTGCTCTGGGTACATCGTTTAATGTAAAAGCATACCCTGGCGAAGAAGCCTCAATTGCGCTAGTAAGTGGAAAAGTTCAGGTAGAGCCTGCCAATGCCGTGGCAGCTAATAGTCAAACTCTTTATTTGGAGCCGGGAGAGTCGGCTACTTACTATCAGAATGCAGATAGTCTAGGTATCACTGAGTTCAATCTTGAAGATTTGGCGTGGCGAGAAGGAACACTGATTTTTCATCACGCGAGTTTCGCAGAGGTTACGAGAGAATTGGAACGATGGTACGGAGTTTCATTTCTCATTCAGGGCACTCCATCTCAACCGTGGGATGTTAACGGTCGGTTCAACAATGAGAATCTAGAGAACGTGCTTCTCAACTTAGGATACGCCGAGCGTTTTGACTTCGCCATTGACGAAAAACAAGTAACAATAACCTTTAAATAG
- a CDS encoding RNA polymerase sigma-70 factor — MGGKNPKSETALVAALKKGNKEAFSQLFFAYEKKLYFFSYKLLQSHADAEEVVQEVFLRVWDKRVTLDEQRSFNAYLITIAKNIIYNRASRKVTEHAYREYLQRAAPSVRNQTEEAVNFSDLSAISHRFINQLPEKRRKIFLLSRFEGLSNREIAKQLNISVSTVENQMNKSLKALRNYLCQYDIEVPLLLVISLIF, encoded by the coding sequence ATGGGCGGTAAAAACCCTAAAAGTGAAACAGCACTCGTTGCAGCATTAAAGAAGGGAAATAAAGAGGCCTTTAGCCAGCTTTTCTTTGCTTACGAAAAGAAGCTATACTTTTTCTCTTATAAGCTGCTACAATCTCACGCGGATGCTGAAGAAGTGGTGCAGGAGGTATTCCTTCGAGTTTGGGATAAAAGAGTTACGCTAGATGAACAGCGATCATTTAATGCTTACCTAATCACTATCGCCAAAAATATTATATACAATCGAGCCTCTCGCAAAGTCACTGAACATGCTTACCGTGAGTATCTCCAGCGGGCAGCTCCCTCAGTAAGAAATCAGACAGAAGAAGCGGTGAACTTTTCTGATCTAAGTGCTATTAGCCACCGCTTTATTAATCAGCTACCCGAAAAGAGACGGAAAATATTTTTGCTAAGTCGCTTTGAGGGATTGAGCAATCGAGAAATTGCTAAGCAGCTAAATATTTCAGTGAGTACGGTAGAGAACCAGATGAATAAATCTCTAAAGGCACTAAGAAATTATCTTTGTCAGTACGACATTGAAGTACCTCTCTTGCTGGTGATAAGCCTTATTTTTTAA
- a CDS encoding Gfo/Idh/MocA family protein yields the protein MSTDIPSVYLTFADEKLLNLALKIIITMTSLKGVCIGAGYFSQFHYDGWQRIPSVQTTALCDNDRAKAKAIARKFNIPKVYTDYEKMLDEEQPDFVDVVTPPATHQKICQSAFDRKVNVICQKPLAPTYAKAEALVQTAQQSGIRFMVHENFRFQPWHREIKKLLNQQVIGDRLHMLNLRCRMGDGWGKDAYLDRQPYFREMPKLFVYETGVHFIDVFRYLVGEIDSVYAQLKTLNPLIKGEDSALMVFQFANGTTGIADANRYNESNQPNPRYTFGEMLIEGNQGSIRLYADGKLTIQQLGEPEREHQYHHEDRGFAGDCCYATQQHFVDCLLNEQPFETNGQDYLKTLRVQEAVYRSAEKQLPVQIGS from the coding sequence ATGTCCACAGATATACCGTCAGTCTATCTTACTTTTGCTGATGAGAAACTACTTAACTTAGCTCTCAAAATTATCATCACTATGACCTCACTTAAAGGAGTTTGCATTGGGGCTGGTTATTTCAGTCAGTTCCACTATGATGGCTGGCAGCGTATTCCGTCCGTTCAGACTACTGCTCTGTGCGATAATGATCGGGCTAAGGCTAAGGCGATTGCCCGGAAGTTTAACATCCCAAAGGTGTATACTGACTACGAAAAGATGCTGGATGAAGAGCAACCGGACTTTGTAGATGTGGTTACCCCTCCGGCCACTCACCAAAAGATCTGCCAGTCCGCTTTTGATCGGAAAGTCAACGTCATTTGCCAGAAACCGCTGGCTCCTACTTACGCTAAGGCGGAAGCATTGGTACAAACCGCCCAACAGTCGGGTATCCGCTTTATGGTACACGAAAACTTCCGATTCCAACCTTGGCACCGGGAAATCAAAAAGCTGCTCAACCAACAAGTCATTGGCGACCGTTTGCATATGCTGAACCTTCGCTGTCGTATGGGCGACGGCTGGGGCAAAGATGCCTACCTCGATCGTCAGCCTTACTTCCGCGAGATGCCCAAACTGTTCGTCTACGAAACGGGGGTACACTTTATCGATGTATTCCGTTATCTGGTCGGTGAAATTGATAGTGTTTACGCCCAACTTAAAACACTTAATCCGTTAATCAAGGGAGAAGACTCAGCTCTAATGGTTTTTCAGTTTGCCAATGGCACTACTGGTATTGCCGATGCCAATCGCTATAATGAAAGCAATCAACCTAACCCCCGCTATACCTTCGGAGAAATGCTGATAGAAGGCAACCAAGGCAGTATTCGCCTCTATGCCGACGGGAAACTAACGATTCAGCAATTAGGCGAGCCCGAACGGGAGCATCAGTACCATCACGAAGATCGAGGCTTTGCCGGAGACTGCTGCTACGCTACGCAGCAGCATTTCGTAGATTGTCTGCTCAACGAGCAACCCTTTGAAACTAACGGCCAGGATTATCTGAAAACCCTACGAGTGCAGGAAGCGGTGTATCGATCTGCTGAAAAGCAGCTTCCGGTTCAAATCGGTAGTTAG
- a CDS encoding serine hydrolase domain-containing protein yields MSKRLFCIVMFLVVLGCETKKESTALEVETENSIAVIMNRVENNILPISKEGEMEEAPQTIASRMTKYNVVGLGIAVFDNNEIVWDKGYGLRNKNPNESVDSNTLFQAASISKPVASVVAFKLVEEKKLDLDENVNRKLVRWQIPDNQFTVREKVTLGRIMSHTAGLSTAGFDGYKKGTDLPTLDQILEGGSLSNSEPVRVIEEPGQSENYSGGGMTILQMLLEDVSEKDFAELANNLIFQPTGMHQSSFDYPLPEKLDSLTANGFSKNEEVIEGGYHVYPEKAAAGLWTTPSDLARFMLSVGRSYRGEKNGLINQATAQKMLTRVPGAGGMGFGIQGEGKSFRFRYSGRNAGFTCYAVSFADTGRGIVLMTNSDTSFPFLHELTKTISREFQWPEMWLW; encoded by the coding sequence ATGAGTAAGCGTCTATTCTGTATTGTAATGTTTCTGGTTGTTTTGGGTTGCGAAACGAAAAAAGAATCTACTGCCCTTGAAGTTGAGACAGAAAATTCAATAGCAGTGATTATGAATAGGGTAGAAAATAACATCCTACCGATCAGTAAAGAAGGAGAAATGGAAGAAGCACCACAAACAATTGCCTCAAGAATGACAAAATACAATGTGGTTGGGTTAGGTATAGCAGTTTTCGATAACAATGAAATTGTATGGGACAAAGGATATGGCTTAAGGAATAAAAACCCCAATGAGTCTGTAGATTCTAATACCCTTTTTCAAGCTGCTTCAATATCAAAACCAGTAGCTAGTGTAGTAGCATTCAAGTTAGTAGAAGAGAAAAAACTCGATTTAGATGAAAATGTGAATAGAAAACTGGTAAGATGGCAGATACCAGATAACCAATTCACAGTAAGGGAAAAAGTGACGCTTGGAAGAATTATGAGCCACACCGCAGGTTTAAGCACAGCCGGTTTTGATGGCTATAAAAAAGGAACGGATTTACCTACGCTGGATCAAATTCTGGAAGGTGGCTCCCTCTCAAACTCTGAGCCTGTAAGGGTAATTGAAGAGCCTGGGCAATCAGAAAACTATTCGGGTGGCGGAATGACTATCCTTCAAATGCTCCTCGAGGATGTAAGCGAAAAAGATTTTGCGGAACTAGCAAATAATTTAATATTTCAGCCGACCGGTATGCACCAGAGTAGTTTTGATTATCCCTTGCCTGAGAAACTAGATTCTTTGACCGCTAATGGTTTCTCTAAAAATGAGGAAGTGATTGAAGGAGGCTATCATGTATATCCAGAGAAAGCAGCAGCAGGTCTTTGGACTACACCATCAGACTTAGCCCGATTTATGCTAAGTGTTGGACGTTCTTATCGAGGTGAAAAAAATGGTCTAATCAATCAAGCGACCGCTCAAAAGATGCTTACTAGAGTTCCTGGGGCTGGGGGAATGGGATTCGGTATTCAAGGTGAAGGTAAATCTTTTCGCTTCAGATATAGTGGAAGGAACGCTGGTTTTACTTGTTATGCAGTTTCTTTTGCTGATACGGGAAGAGGAATTGTATTAATGACGAACTCCGATACTTCCTTTCCATTTCTACACGAACTCACAAAGACCATATCGAGAGAATTTCAATGGCCAGAGATGTGGCTTTGGTAA